Genomic DNA from Callospermophilus lateralis isolate mCalLat2 chromosome 11, mCalLat2.hap1, whole genome shotgun sequence:
TAAGGAGCCCCCCTGTTGTCACTCTGATTCCTGTGTCacccctccctctctgtcccaGATCTCCATTCTCCAGCTCCTTCTCCCTGTTTGAAGCTGTCCCCATCTCAGGGTCAGACCAATCTTTTACCCTACCCTTCTTTTACCCCTCCCCCTTGCTGCCAGGGCCAAAGGAAAAGAGcagtgtgtgtgtttgggtgggGGGGTAACAGGGAAAAAGGTTTCATGGACAGCTTGGGGAATGAGGTCATTTACACTGAGGAACAGATGAAGGGGGCCATGGGGGACAGGGCTTGTTCAAACACCAGCAGGAAGAATTTGAAAGGAAATTTGTGAGGCTACTGCCCAGAGGTCCTTGGGTTTGTGCCTCTGAGGAAAAGAACCATGTAGGAAAGTGTTTTAAGGGCTGgatgcaatggcacacacctgtattctgagcaactgaggaggctgaagcaggaggattgcaagtttgagaccagccttaagaacttagcaaggccctaagcaacttggtgagaccctgtctcaaaattaaaaataaaatggatgttgcttagtggtaagcacccctgagttcaatccctgcttcaaaaaaaaaaaaaaaaaaagaaaaaaagaaaggattttATGGAACAACAATAGAGGAGGGTGACTCCTCAGCCGGCTGTATGGCTTTCTGTGGGATGCTACTGCCAAACTTGAGCAAGGGTGGGGTGCCATCTTCTACTGGCACCCAGGTCCAGATCCCTGGTTGTGAGTCCCAGAACATTGCCTCTTCACTGTCCCTTCTCCTACCTCCACCCATGGAAACGTAGTTCTTTTCTGGCCCTTTCCCCTGCCTGGTCTAGCTCCTCTTGGAACAGCCATGCCCTCCAAATGCTAGTGACCTGGGCCCTGAGCCCGTAGGCAGATGCCCCCAGAAccagggcatgggaggggggctGGGGGACCCCATGATTCAGCCACGGACTCCAATGCCCAGCCCCTCTCTCCAGAACAATCCCTGACAGTCCCATGTCCCCACCCCAACCCTTTGCGGCTCTGTACACATTTTTAAACCTGGCAAAAGATgaagagaatattgtaaatataaAAGTTTAACTGTTGGCTTTGCCTGCTCTTATGTTGGGGTGGGGGGCTCTGAAACAAGCCTTTGGAGTCCAAACCTCTAGACCTTTTCAGTGAATAGCTCTGTGAAGTTGGGATTGCCTGGAGAGATCAGGACTTAGGTTTATGCCTGAGTCTCAGGTCTATATCTGAGACCAGAGCCTGGTGTGGTTCTAGAATGAGAGATGGGGCCTCAGGACAGATGCCAAACAGGGGAGAGAGCCAGTGAGCTGATCCAGGTGACTGGCTGCAGGAGAGGCATAAAAATGAAAGATTTGGCCTCTACCAATGTCTGGACTCGAGCTGAGGCTCAACCCTGGGCCAGAGACTCTGAGACTAGTGCCTTAGCACATTGTGAGAGAGAGTCCCAGCATCATTGTGACCCGCTCACCCTCAGGACACTTTGGGTAAGGCAGGTGGGCCAGTTGACACTGTGGGCACAGGGGCTGGGGGCCTAAGGGCCCTGGTGGCCCTAGGGACCGCCATGGCCATGGCTGAGTGGCCACAGCCTGGCTGGGATTCAGATAACCCCAACAGCTGCCAGGACGTGGGCAACTCCATCCTGTTGCTGCTGGGTTTCATCATCTGCATTAACATTATCATCAATATGGTGACCCTGGTCAGGAGGGGGCCatgtgggagggaacaaacctgggGGGCAAACCTGGTAAGGAACTGCCTGGGGTCACCATGTCCTCCTACACCTAGCTCTGGAGCAGACTCCGAATCATCTTACACCGGGTATTCCTTATCATTTGTGAAAAAGGTAAATAAGGTTGGGTGTTGGGGCATAGAAGGTACAGAAATATGTCTGTCAGCCCTAAATTGGCCTCTTGCTGCTCTTCCCTCTGAGACACCTCAATGGTGCAGCTTTTCTCCCCAGGCCTTGCCTCCCTTCACTATAGGAGCAAGCCTCCCCACCAGCCTCCCTCTCCCTGATTCACAGAAGCTGTTAACTCCTCCTCACCTGGGAAGCAGACCCATCCCTCGAAGAAGGAGAGCTCCCCTGCAGTCCATCTTCGATGCACCATGGACCCTGTGAAAATGACTGTGACCCCCCCACCCACACGACGACATCGCCGGCGAGCCTCTCCATTGTGCCGAGTCCATAACCCAGTAGCTTGGGCTCCTGACACTGATGATGAGAAGCCCCCACCTCAGTACCCAGCAATCTGCTCTCGCCACTGGGATGGTTCCAAGGACTGGCAAGTCTTCCAAACCACCCAGAAACTCTGGGATCCCTGgacacaggacattctggaaccaCTTCCCCAGACTATCCGCTTCCAGCCCACTGTAGAGAGAAGGCCCCTCAAAACAGAGATGCGGTCAGAGCTGGGTCTAGAGGCCTATGTATACCCTGTGAACCCCCCACCTCCCAGCCCAGAGGCTCTGAGCCATAAGAACAGTGGGCCAGGggcagaggctgaggtagaaCAGTGCCAGCCTGCCTCGCCGCCCTTCCTGGGCCCAGCGAATGTCCCTGATATCCCTCAGCGCCGCTCCTCAATCCGAGTAGCGTATGATGCCCGGGATGTGAGGCGGCGGCTTCGAGAACTGACCCGAGAGGTGGAGGCCTTGTCCCACTGCTATCCCTTGGCCTCTGGATCCAGCACTGCAGAGGGGACAGGAAAGGACTGGGTGTATCGTCCCCTGCCGGGAAAGtgatggggaaaaaaataaaaaggagagagGAGGTGGCTTGTAGTGGTGtggggggtggtggtggagggCAGAGCCTATAAGGTACCCAGAAGCCCTGGTTGTTAAGAGAATGATCTCCCTAGTAAGAGGACCTTAGAGAGCCCAGGAGAACCTCATCAACGTTTTGTCCTCACAAGCCCTGTCCTTGGCCTTTTCCGTGGCCCTCCTTGGTTTCAAGGCTTCTAATTACCTCtacccttttttattatttttcttattgttattttagtacagggaattgaacccaggggtgctgcttaaccagtgaaccacatccccagccccttttagtaCCCAGCAATCTGCTCTCGCCACTGGAATGGTTCCAAGAACTGGCAAGTCTTCCAAACCACCCAGAGACTCTGGGATCCCTGgacacag
This window encodes:
- the Spem1 gene encoding spermatid maturation protein 1; translated protein: MAMAEWPQPGWDSDNPNSCQDVGNSILLLLGFIICINIIINMVTLLWSRLRIILHRVFLIICEKEAVNSSSPGKQTHPSKKESSPAVHLRCTMDPVKMTVTPPPTRRHRRRASPLCRVHNPVAWAPDTDDEKPPPQYPAICSRHWDGSKDWQVFQTTQKLWDPWTQDILEPLPQTIRFQPTVERRPLKTEMRSELGLEAYVYPVNPPPPSPEALSHKNSGPGAEAEVEQCQPASPPFLGPANVPDIPQRRSSIRVAYDARDVRRRLRELTREVEALSHCYPLASGSSTAEGTGKDWVYRPLPGK